A region of Chloracidobacterium sp. DNA encodes the following proteins:
- a CDS encoding HAMP domain-containing histidine kinase, which produces MKSMGRSWSIILFGVGLLGLLAVLGVLQYRWLSQISDADGDKARKSVQEQAKQFATDFNREIQGAYFNFQTDAESWKTRDWAAFNERYDYWKDKTSYPDLITDFYFFEAKGDSPPLHYGFDSRAFTTAELTDELADLRARFSDEKNFRPIYEDIYTLVLPIHEGENKIGRVFMHANLRQNRAELRLPDKYGYLAIKIDPETIKEKILPALISKYFPEGDFRVAVTRRDGTPVFQSVSGETSDAAAPLLDLSPDNFVFFANKDLLSSIDEGKKKNIVINSRTESRSVSTFDTKDDEKGDVKIEIKRDVSPKRTAVFTTASKTSGDDETPWTLAVQHSSGSIDAFMADTFRRNLAVGLGLLSLLALAIAAIIFSAQRAKLLARRQIDFVSSVSHEFRTPLAVIYSAGENLADGVARENGQVERYGNLIKGEGKKLSTMVEQILEFAGANSGRRKYNFGEVSIDEVIANALDECRPMIDQNHIAVETGISPKLPSINADKTAMSQAIQNLIMNAIKYSNGEAWLRVAAENGDGKVKISVEDRGIGITKKDLRSIFEPFYRSREVVDAQIHGNGLGLSLVKQIAEAHNGRVFVSSEIGKGSKFTIEIPN; this is translated from the coding sequence ATGAAATCGATGGGGCGCTCATGGTCGATAATTTTGTTTGGAGTCGGTTTGCTTGGTTTGCTTGCCGTGTTGGGAGTGTTGCAATATCGCTGGCTTTCACAGATCAGCGATGCCGACGGTGACAAGGCACGCAAGAGCGTTCAGGAACAAGCCAAGCAGTTTGCAACTGATTTCAATCGCGAGATACAGGGTGCGTATTTCAATTTTCAGACCGACGCAGAAAGTTGGAAAACGCGCGATTGGGCAGCGTTTAATGAACGATACGATTACTGGAAAGACAAAACGTCATATCCTGATCTGATCACGGACTTTTATTTTTTCGAGGCTAAAGGAGATTCGCCACCGCTACATTACGGATTTGATAGCCGAGCGTTTACGACTGCGGAGCTAACAGACGAGCTAGCGGATCTTCGCGCGAGATTTTCTGACGAAAAAAATTTCAGGCCGATCTATGAAGATATCTATACGCTCGTTCTGCCGATCCATGAAGGCGAAAATAAGATCGGACGAGTTTTCATGCATGCTAATTTACGCCAGAACAGGGCCGAGCTAAGGTTGCCGGACAAGTATGGCTATCTTGCCATCAAAATAGATCCTGAGACGATAAAAGAGAAGATTCTGCCGGCGCTTATCAGTAAATATTTTCCTGAAGGCGATTTTCGAGTAGCTGTTACGAGAAGAGACGGCACACCAGTTTTTCAGTCTGTTTCAGGTGAGACGAGCGATGCTGCAGCACCGCTTCTTGACCTGTCGCCGGACAATTTTGTTTTCTTTGCGAACAAAGACCTGCTTTCATCGATCGACGAGGGGAAAAAGAAAAACATCGTAATAAACTCGCGCACAGAGAGCCGCAGCGTTAGTACATTCGACACCAAAGACGACGAAAAAGGTGATGTGAAGATAGAGATCAAACGGGATGTTTCGCCCAAACGAACGGCCGTTTTTACGACTGCCTCAAAAACTAGTGGCGATGACGAAACCCCGTGGACGCTTGCCGTGCAGCATTCGTCTGGCTCGATCGATGCTTTTATGGCCGACACGTTCAGACGAAATCTTGCCGTCGGTCTTGGGCTGCTTTCACTTCTGGCGTTAGCGATTGCGGCGATCATCTTTTCGGCGCAGCGTGCAAAGCTGCTTGCACGGCGACAGATCGATTTTGTGTCGTCCGTTTCGCACGAATTTCGCACGCCACTTGCGGTCATTTATTCTGCCGGTGAAAATCTCGCAGACGGTGTTGCGAGGGAAAATGGCCAGGTTGAACGCTACGGCAATCTTATTAAAGGCGAAGGTAAGAAGCTTTCAACGATGGTGGAACAGATATTGGAGTTTGCCGGTGCGAATTCGGGACGAAGGAAATACAATTTCGGCGAAGTTTCGATAGATGAAGTTATCGCTAATGCTCTCGACGAATGCCGTCCGATGATCGATCAAAATCACATTGCGGTTGAGACTGGCATATCGCCGAAATTACCATCGATTAACGCCGACAAAACGGCGATGAGTCAGGCGATACAAAATCTGATAATGAACGCGATCAAATACAGCAACGGTGAAGCATGGCTCCGCGTTGCAGCCGAGAACGGAGACGGGAAAGTAAAGATCTCAGTGGAAGATCGCGGAATTGGAATCACGAAAAAAGATCTCCGTTCGATCTTTGAGCCATTCTACAGATCAAGGGAAGTAGTTGACGCGCAAATTCACGGCAACGGTCTCGGCCTCTCGCTGGTGAAACAGATTGCCGAAGCTCATAACGGACGGGTCTTTGTGTCAAGCGAGATCGGCAAGGGAAGCAAATTCACTATCGAAATACCGAATTGA
- a CDS encoding transcription elongation factor GreA produces the protein MEAVIQKLKDELHKLQEELHSTLPKEIQKAREFGDLRENAEYKAAMERQSMVQARIAQVRQRLTEVEEIDLSKIPTDSAAYGSTVVLYDTDREEKVTYKLVTSEESDPDNGLISTVSPIGQALMGREEGDEVKVKTPTGWRNFEISRLKTIHEQE, from the coding sequence ATGGAAGCTGTAATACAGAAATTAAAGGACGAACTTCATAAACTTCAGGAAGAACTGCATTCTACTCTGCCAAAGGAGATCCAAAAGGCGCGGGAATTTGGCGACCTTCGCGAGAATGCCGAATACAAAGCTGCGATGGAACGCCAATCGATGGTGCAGGCGAGAATTGCTCAAGTGCGTCAGCGTCTGACCGAGGTTGAAGAGATCGATCTCAGCAAGATACCGACTGATAGTGCGGCCTATGGTTCTACCGTCGTTCTTTACGATACTGACCGCGAGGAAAAAGTTACCTACAAGTTAGTCACGTCCGAGGAGAGTGATCCTGATAATGGGCTTATTTCTACAGTATCACCCATTGGCCAGGCTTTGATGGGCAGAGAAGAAGGTGACGAAGTAAAGGTGAAAACACCTACCGGCTGGCGAAATTTTGAGATAAGCCGATTGAAGACGATCCACGAACAGGAATAA
- a CDS encoding iron-sulfur cluster assembly accessory protein — protein sequence MSAVAAPSVELTVTDSAIVEIKKFLSSEDDLPETAGLRVRVVPGGCSGFQYSLNIEEASKMGDFVMDKDGIRLFVDMFSAQYLNGITIDHTTNMMGSGFTFENPNATGGCGCGTSFSA from the coding sequence ATGTCAGCAGTTGCAGCACCTAGCGTAGAATTGACCGTCACCGACTCAGCTATCGTTGAGATCAAGAAATTTTTGTCCAGCGAAGATGATCTGCCGGAAACGGCGGGACTTCGGGTTCGCGTCGTGCCGGGCGGATGTTCGGGTTTTCAGTACAGCCTTAATATCGAGGAAGCGTCGAAAATGGGCGATTTTGTGATGGACAAAGACGGCATTAGGCTGTTTGTCGATATGTTTTCGGCACAGTACCTGAACGGCATCACCATCGACCACACGACAAATATGATGGGTTCGGGCTTTACGTTCGAGAATCCAAATGCAACCGGCGGCTGCGGCTGCGGAACGTCGTTCTCGGCATAG
- a CDS encoding NAD(P)-binding domain-containing protein, which translates to MLDLLIIGAGPAGITAANEAKKAGLDYLVIEKGLIGNTIYSYPVGLTVFSTTDELEFNKGDLKPAREKPTREELLSYYVRFVLDNELNVHTEEEVLRVRGLESGESEPGAIATGFLITTNKNRYKTKSVLFAIGAMDYPRKLDVPGEDLPKVYDHFRETYPWVKKKALIVGGGNSAGEAALFLAQEGAETTLAIFRDNWESTDPKQGCIKYWVKEPLEEELKEHCLNLFFLGKVIEIREGEVELENENGDRVTLANDVVFVLIGSDADLTILKSLGVETEDSKYGEVPVYDPESFETNVPGIYVAGHFTQQRHIKGAIDASKTLIPKLKEKLTTKAQRTQS; encoded by the coding sequence ATGCTTGATCTACTTATCATCGGCGCCGGACCAGCGGGAATCACTGCGGCAAACGAAGCCAAAAAGGCGGGGCTCGATTATCTTGTTATTGAAAAGGGGCTGATAGGTAACACGATCTACAGCTATCCGGTTGGGCTGACGGTTTTTTCGACAACGGATGAGCTTGAGTTTAATAAAGGTGATCTAAAGCCTGCTCGCGAAAAGCCGACACGGGAGGAATTACTTTCGTATTACGTTCGGTTTGTCCTCGACAATGAATTGAATGTACATACTGAAGAAGAAGTCTTGAGAGTGCGGGGTCTGGAGTCGGGAGAGTCAGAACCGGGAGCGATAGCGACTGGGTTTTTGATTACCACTAACAAAAATAGATACAAAACAAAAAGCGTCCTCTTCGCCATTGGAGCGATGGACTATCCGCGAAAGCTTGATGTTCCCGGTGAAGATCTGCCGAAGGTTTACGATCATTTTCGCGAGACTTATCCTTGGGTAAAGAAAAAGGCTTTGATAGTTGGGGGTGGAAATTCGGCGGGTGAAGCGGCTTTGTTTTTAGCGCAAGAAGGCGCCGAGACGACACTTGCGATCTTTCGCGATAACTGGGAGAGCACTGATCCGAAGCAGGGCTGTATCAAGTATTGGGTGAAAGAGCCGCTCGAAGAAGAATTAAAAGAACATTGCCTCAATCTCTTTTTCTTGGGTAAAGTGATCGAGATACGGGAAGGGGAAGTTGAGCTTGAAAATGAGAACGGCGATCGCGTGACGCTGGCTAACGATGTGGTTTTTGTGCTGATCGGTTCTGATGCCGATCTGACGATTCTGAAATCTCTCGGCGTTGAAACGGAAGATAGTAAATACGGCGAGGTGCCGGTCTATGATCCGGAATCGTTTGAAACGAACGTTCCCGGAATTTACGTCGCCGGCCATTTCACACAGCAGCGTCATATCAAAGGCGCTATCGATGCTTCAAAAACGTTGATCCCAAAACTCAAAGAAAAATTAACCACAAAGGCACAAAGGACACAAAGCTAA
- a CDS encoding hemolysin III family protein produces MIKAHLNSLSVEELANTITHGFGLVLSIIGFVVLVILAGVRGDAISFIGCSVYGLSLVILYAASTIYHATIMEGRKKKMQIADHCGIYLLIAGSYTPFVLVVMKGPFGQNLLTLIWGLAIAGIVAKLLMRDRWPAVSVVSYLVLGWIGIVVIQPLLAALGSTAIALVIAGGAAYSLGVIFFAWNRIPHNHAIFHVFILAGSILHYIAVVVYVVPYSANL; encoded by the coding sequence GTGATAAAAGCACACCTAAACTCATTATCCGTCGAAGAACTTGCGAACACGATCACGCATGGATTTGGTCTTGTGTTGAGCATCATCGGCTTTGTTGTGCTTGTAATACTCGCTGGCGTGCGCGGTGATGCGATTTCATTTATCGGCTGCAGTGTTTACGGACTTTCGCTTGTGATTCTTTACGCCGCTTCGACGATCTACCACGCCACTATTATGGAAGGCCGTAAAAAGAAAATGCAGATCGCCGATCACTGCGGCATTTATCTTTTGATCGCAGGCAGCTACACGCCTTTTGTTCTGGTAGTAATGAAGGGGCCATTTGGACAAAACCTGTTGACCCTAATATGGGGTCTTGCCATTGCCGGCATCGTGGCAAAGCTGCTGATGCGTGACCGTTGGCCTGCGGTCTCGGTAGTTTCGTATCTTGTGTTGGGCTGGATCGGTATCGTCGTGATACAACCGCTGCTGGCAGCACTCGGTTCAACCGCCATCGCGCTTGTCATCGCGGGCGGCGCTGCATACTCGCTTGGAGTGATCTTTTTCGCGTGGAACCGCATCCCGCATAACCACGCGATCTTTCATGTTTTCATCCTAGCCGGGAGCATTCTGCACTACATCGCCGTAGTGGTTTATGTCGTTCCCTATTCCGCAAATTTGTAA
- the accC gene encoding acetyl-CoA carboxylase biotin carboxylase subunit, whose protein sequence is MFKKILIANRGEIACRVIRACREMNIGTVAVFSDADKDAMHVRMADEAFHIGPPPSSESYLRWEKIIDVAKRSGAEAIHPGYGFLSENAEFVRQVTNAGIVFIGPPPEAIESMGGKMAARKIAIEAGVPVVPGATEPLKSYEDAKETAASTGYPVMLKASAGGGGKGMRLVMDESELKSALEASQSEALASFGDDEVYVEKAVVRPRHIEIQVFSDKHGNHVHLGERECSIQRRHQKVVEEAPSPINSAELRAEMGACAVKVAKAVDYVGAGTVEFLVSDLDRSFYFLEMNTRLQVEHPVTELVTGIDLVREQIRVAWGEKLSFTQEDVVLKGHAIECRVYAEDPDNNFLPSPGKITRLRLPQGPGVRDDGGVYEGAEVSIFYDPMISKFAVYGKDRAEAIDRMRRALMEYEIGGIKTTLPFFREIMVDEEFIEGRLDTGFIPRFNERKKATEIHQTTQDMAMIAAALAYSNKQKSVAVSANGGKSKVSKWVLSGREALMQNRG, encoded by the coding sequence ATGTTCAAAAAAATATTAATAGCTAACCGAGGCGAGATCGCATGCCGTGTTATCAGGGCTTGCCGAGAGATGAATATAGGAACCGTTGCTGTGTTTTCCGATGCAGACAAAGACGCAATGCACGTCCGAATGGCGGACGAAGCCTTTCACATCGGCCCGCCGCCGTCGAGCGAGAGTTACCTGCGCTGGGAAAAGATCATTGATGTCGCAAAAAGATCAGGAGCAGAGGCGATCCATCCCGGATATGGATTTTTATCGGAAAATGCCGAATTTGTTCGCCAGGTAACGAACGCCGGCATTGTGTTTATCGGCCCGCCGCCGGAAGCGATAGAATCGATGGGCGGAAAAATGGCGGCCCGCAAAATAGCGATAGAGGCCGGCGTGCCGGTCGTGCCGGGCGCTACTGAACCGTTGAAGTCATATGAGGATGCCAAGGAAACGGCCGCTAGCACCGGCTATCCAGTAATGCTCAAGGCCTCGGCCGGCGGCGGCGGAAAGGGAATGCGGCTCGTGATGGATGAAAGCGAGCTTAAGTCGGCGCTGGAAGCGTCACAGTCTGAGGCCCTTGCCAGTTTTGGCGACGATGAGGTTTATGTTGAAAAAGCCGTTGTGCGTCCGAGGCATATCGAGATACAAGTTTTTTCTGACAAGCACGGAAATCACGTACATCTAGGCGAGCGCGAATGCTCGATCCAGCGACGGCATCAGAAAGTTGTTGAAGAAGCGCCTTCACCAATAAATTCGGCAGAGCTTCGAGCAGAGATGGGAGCGTGTGCGGTCAAGGTTGCTAAAGCGGTTGATTACGTTGGTGCGGGCACGGTAGAGTTTCTTGTGTCCGATCTTGATCGCTCGTTTTATTTTCTTGAAATGAATACGCGCCTTCAGGTTGAGCATCCTGTGACTGAACTGGTAACCGGCATTGACCTTGTTCGCGAACAGATCCGTGTTGCGTGGGGCGAGAAACTTTCATTTACGCAGGAAGATGTCGTGCTGAAGGGCCACGCGATCGAGTGCCGCGTTTATGCCGAAGATCCGGATAACAATTTTCTGCCTTCGCCGGGAAAAATCACGCGGCTCCGTTTGCCTCAAGGGCCTGGCGTTCGCGATGACGGCGGTGTTTATGAGGGAGCCGAAGTATCGATCTTTTATGATCCGATGATCTCGAAGTTTGCGGTTTATGGTAAAGACCGCGCTGAGGCGATAGATCGTATGCGGCGGGCGTTGATGGAATATGAGATCGGCGGCATTAAGACGACGCTTCCTTTTTTCCGCGAGATAATGGTTGACGAGGAGTTTATCGAGGGCAGACTTGATACCGGTTTTATTCCTCGTTTTAATGAGCGGAAAAAGGCAACCGAAATACATCAGACTACACAAGATATGGCGATGATCGCTGCCGCACTTGCGTATTCAAATAAGCAAAAGTCAGTGGCGGTCTCTGCAAACGGCGGCAAATCAAAAGTAAGCAAATGGGTTTTGTCGGGAAGGGAAGCGTTGATGCAGAATCGGGGTTGA
- a CDS encoding response regulator transcription factor: protein MKILLVEDEKGLIITLTDRLESEGFEVTSANDGKKGFDAALAGSFDLIILDVMLPKKNGYDVARDLRQKGIDTPILMLTAKGETIDKVLGLKLGADDYLTKPFEVIELLARVEALLRRSPHQTNGSTAEVFRFGQVAIDFKKAEVIKDQKAVDLSAMEFKLLQFLIENRGTVHSRDALLDAVWGYDAMPTTRTVDVHIAWLRQKLEENPRHPHYIQTVHGFGYKFAE, encoded by the coding sequence ATGAAGATACTGCTAGTCGAAGATGAAAAAGGCCTGATAATCACGCTCACGGACCGGCTCGAGAGCGAAGGGTTTGAGGTGACTTCGGCGAATGACGGAAAGAAGGGTTTTGATGCGGCTCTAGCGGGTAGTTTTGACCTTATCATTCTCGACGTGATGCTGCCCAAAAAGAATGGTTACGATGTCGCCCGCGATCTTCGTCAAAAGGGAATCGACACGCCTATACTGATGCTCACCGCCAAAGGCGAAACGATCGACAAAGTTCTTGGATTGAAACTAGGTGCTGACGACTATCTAACAAAACCATTTGAAGTGATCGAACTGCTAGCACGCGTCGAAGCTCTTTTGCGCCGTTCGCCGCATCAAACCAACGGCTCGACCGCCGAAGTTTTCAGATTTGGACAGGTCGCTATCGATTTCAAAAAGGCGGAAGTTATTAAAGATCAAAAAGCTGTGGACCTCTCGGCCATGGAGTTTAAGTTGCTGCAATTTCTGATCGAGAATCGCGGCACGGTTCATTCGCGCGATGCTCTGCTCGATGCCGTTTGGGGCTACGACGCAATGCCCACGACGCGAACCGTAGATGTTCACATAGCGTGGCTGCGTCAAAAGCTGGAAGAAAATCCGCGCCATCCGCATTACATTCAAACCGTTCATGGGTTTGGTTACAAATTTGCGGAATAG
- the apbC gene encoding iron-sulfur cluster carrier protein ApbC: MSQISEAVVLDSLKQIIDPDLKKDIVTLGFIHNLEVSGGDVSFKIMLTTPACPVKEQMESQANEIVSGLEGVTSVKVTMDAEVPQGRGLANNLAIEGVKNIVAVSSGKGGVGKSTVAVNLAVALAIDGAKVGIMDADVYGPNVPMMLGTGYGQPDVKDNKLIPIKAHGVKMISMAVLVPPDKPMILRGPMLHGVVRQFLSDVNWGELDYLIVDMPPGTGDVQLSLAQLVPVQGAVLVTTPQEVSLSDVRRAVKMFEQVNVPVLGVIENMSYFIAPDTGNKYEIFGKGGGQKLCDEYGLNLLGEIPLGMEVREGGDKGVPVVVSAPDSPQAIAFRKVAEEVARQVSIEAMKPELAIISRT; encoded by the coding sequence ATGAGTCAAATATCAGAAGCAGTTGTATTAGATTCCCTCAAACAGATCATCGACCCCGATCTAAAGAAGGACATCGTCACGTTAGGATTTATTCATAACCTTGAGGTGTCGGGCGGTGATGTGTCGTTCAAGATAATGTTGACCACGCCCGCCTGCCCTGTAAAAGAGCAGATGGAATCGCAGGCGAACGAAATAGTCAGCGGTCTCGAAGGTGTCACCAGCGTAAAGGTCACAATGGACGCCGAAGTTCCGCAAGGCCGCGGACTCGCAAATAACCTCGCTATCGAAGGCGTCAAAAACATCGTTGCCGTTTCATCAGGCAAAGGCGGCGTCGGCAAATCGACCGTTGCCGTCAATCTCGCCGTAGCGCTCGCCATTGACGGAGCAAAGGTCGGCATAATGGACGCCGATGTTTATGGCCCGAACGTCCCAATGATGCTCGGCACAGGTTACGGTCAGCCGGACGTCAAAGACAACAAGCTTATCCCGATCAAGGCGCACGGCGTCAAGATGATCTCAATGGCCGTCCTCGTGCCGCCCGACAAGCCTATGATCCTACGCGGCCCGATGCTCCACGGTGTTGTCAGGCAGTTTTTGTCGGATGTTAATTGGGGCGAGCTTGATTACCTGATCGTGGACATGCCGCCGGGAACCGGCGACGTCCAGCTTTCGCTCGCACAGCTCGTTCCGGTGCAAGGTGCCGTGCTCGTGACAACGCCGCAGGAAGTCTCGCTATCCGATGTTCGCCGAGCAGTAAAGATGTTCGAACAGGTCAACGTGCCCGTTCTCGGCGTGATCGAAAATATGTCCTATTTCATCGCTCCAGACACGGGAAACAAATACGAGATCTTCGGCAAAGGTGGCGGCCAGAAACTCTGCGACGAATACGGCCTAAACCTCCTCGGCGAGATCCCGCTAGGAATGGAAGTCCGCGAAGGCGGCGACAAAGGCGTGCCCGTAGTAGTTTCCGCCCCGGACTCGCCCCAGGCAATAGCTTTTCGCAAGGTTGCAGAAGAGGTTGCTAGGCAAGTTTCCATTGAGGCAATGAAACCGGAATTAGCGATTATATCGCGGACCTAA
- a CDS encoding 6-phosphofructokinase: MYKQIGILTGGGDAPGLNAAIRAVVRTAIGEFGMNCIGIEDSFEGVLGEPHTRKLTVKSVSGILPSGGTILGTRNRGSFVRMVDGKPYFPEMPIGEALANLDILGIEALIVIGGEGTLAIAEQFHRRGFPIIGVPKTIDNDLAATELTFGFMTAIDIATEALDRLHTTAASHDRVMILEVMGRNTGWIALHSGLAGSADIILIPEIPFSFESIARKVQQREDSGSRFTNIVVAEGSVEVGKSEMYLDSEQTRLGGVGPFITRRIQEITGKESRCVVLGHLQRGGSPNAFDRVLGTNFGACAVRALASGETGKMVALQAEKIVTVPLSEACANIKTVPLDSQLIRTSRDIGITFAAPREARVNESRNFDTRKVQL; the protein is encoded by the coding sequence ATGTATAAACAGATCGGGATCTTGACTGGCGGTGGTGATGCACCTGGATTGAATGCGGCTATACGTGCGGTTGTCAGAACGGCGATCGGCGAATTTGGGATGAACTGTATCGGGATCGAGGACAGCTTTGAAGGTGTTCTCGGTGAGCCGCACACGCGAAAACTTACGGTAAAAAGTGTGAGCGGCATTCTGCCCAGCGGCGGCACGATCCTCGGCACACGAAATCGCGGAAGTTTTGTAAGAATGGTTGACGGCAAACCTTACTTTCCGGAAATGCCGATAGGTGAAGCGCTTGCAAACCTCGACATTTTGGGGATCGAGGCGCTTATCGTCATCGGCGGCGAAGGTACTTTGGCGATCGCTGAGCAGTTTCACAGACGCGGTTTTCCGATAATCGGCGTGCCGAAAACGATCGACAACGATCTGGCGGCGACGGAATTGACGTTTGGATTTATGACGGCGATCGATATCGCGACGGAGGCACTTGATCGACTGCATACGACTGCCGCATCGCATGACCGCGTGATGATACTTGAGGTGATGGGACGCAACACGGGTTGGATCGCCCTTCATTCGGGACTGGCGGGCAGCGCTGATATAATTTTGATACCCGAGATACCGTTTTCTTTTGAGTCTATTGCACGAAAAGTGCAGCAGCGTGAGGACAGCGGTTCTAGGTTTACAAATATCGTCGTTGCCGAAGGGTCGGTCGAAGTCGGCAAATCTGAGATGTATCTCGACTCTGAGCAGACGCGTCTCGGCGGTGTAGGGCCGTTTATCACACGTAGGATCCAGGAAATTACCGGCAAGGAATCGCGTTGCGTAGTTTTAGGCCACTTGCAGCGCGGCGGAAGCCCAAATGCTTTCGACCGGGTTTTAGGAACAAATTTTGGAGCATGTGCGGTTCGGGCACTCGCAAGCGGTGAGACGGGCAAGATGGTCGCTTTACAGGCCGAGAAGATCGTAACGGTGCCGCTTAGCGAGGCTTGCGCAAACATCAAGACTGTACCACTCGACAGTCAGCTCATTCGAACCTCACGCGACATCGGGATCACATTTGCCGCGCCAAGAGAAGCGAGAGTAAACGAATCAAGAAATTTCGATACGCGAAAGGTTCAATTGTAA
- a CDS encoding C40 family peptidase: MIVFKKIFFLAVCFVFAAVCFTGSASAQGRDRVVRSTSSQPTNVPPPVVVVTDKVKSNGSSRPVLTNDIRIVGRPDAAYEPTLVKKTSRSMPTNAPAAMAAAGRTVYGTSASIRLDNAIKSRYGLPYHYGSTGPYSYDCSGFVWAAFQEAGIPFTRGSARTLWSQSIPVDGDDRFKYGTLVFLNGLGHIGIVADENGFYHASSSKGITYSPFKGYWENRIVGFRRLIPEMPAAK, encoded by the coding sequence TTGATAGTTTTTAAGAAGATATTCTTCCTTGCGGTGTGCTTTGTGTTTGCTGCCGTGTGTTTTACAGGTTCAGCATCAGCTCAAGGCCGTGACCGTGTGGTGAGATCAACTTCCAGCCAGCCGACCAATGTGCCGCCGCCGGTCGTAGTAGTAACCGACAAGGTAAAGTCGAACGGCTCTTCTCGGCCGGTACTTACCAATGACATTAGGATCGTAGGACGCCCCGACGCCGCTTATGAACCGACGCTAGTCAAGAAAACGAGCAGATCAATGCCGACAAATGCTCCGGCTGCGATGGCTGCTGCCGGCAGAACCGTATATGGTACATCCGCAAGCATTCGTCTCGACAATGCGATCAAGTCACGCTACGGACTTCCATATCATTATGGTTCGACGGGCCCTTACTCGTATGACTGTTCAGGATTTGTTTGGGCAGCCTTTCAGGAAGCAGGAATTCCGTTCACACGCGGAAGTGCCCGCACACTATGGTCACAATCAATCCCCGTTGACGGCGATGATAGATTCAAATACGGAACACTCGTATTTCTTAACGGCCTCGGACACATCGGGATTGTTGCGGACGAAAACGGTTTCTATCATGCATCTTCGAGCAAAGGCATTACATATTCACCATTCAAAGGATATTGGGAAAATCGCATTGTCGGATTCAGACGCCTGATACCGGAAATGCCCGCAGCAAAATAA
- a CDS encoding CDP-alcohol phosphatidyltransferase family protein: protein MLGAEIGRGAMWIIDGMVRVLSRLGIPPNILTTIGVTINMGCAVLFALGEFFWAGIVLIVANLFDMLDGNVARLTGRVTKYGSFLDSSLDRLSDMAVIFGILIFYAREGPQHSLLNVILAGLGMICSVMVSYTTARSEGLGVKANVGFLQRPERIVLLIIGALSTWDWNSDFFLFNRMPQVLWVLAVASLWTLIQRGVFIRSKLMSLDEDGRAK from the coding sequence ATGCTTGGTGCAGAAATAGGACGAGGTGCGATGTGGATCATTGACGGGATGGTTCGCGTTCTTTCGCGTCTTGGAATTCCGCCGAACATACTGACCACCATCGGCGTTACGATCAACATGGGCTGTGCGGTCTTGTTTGCCTTAGGCGAATTTTTCTGGGCAGGCATAGTGCTGATCGTTGCAAATCTTTTTGACATGCTCGATGGCAATGTTGCGCGGTTGACTGGAAGAGTTACCAAATATGGCAGCTTTCTGGATTCTTCGCTCGACCGGCTTTCAGACATGGCCGTAATTTTCGGTATCTTGATATTTTATGCCCGCGAGGGTCCACAGCATTCGCTGTTGAACGTCATCCTCGCCGGCCTAGGCATGATCTGTTCGGTAATGGTGAGTTACACAACCGCGAGATCCGAAGGGCTCGGCGTTAAGGCAAACGTCGGCTTTCTTCAACGGCCCGAACGAATCGTTCTACTTATAATTGGGGCTCTCTCAACGTGGGATTGGAATTCCGATTTCTTTTTGTTTAATCGAATGCCGCAGGTGCTTTGGGTTTTAGCGGTAGCGTCATTGTGGACATTGATCCAACGCGGAGTTTTTATTCGCAGCAAGCTAATGTCACTCGACGAGGACGGGCGAGCAAAATGA